A single genomic interval of Lathyrus oleraceus cultivar Zhongwan6 chromosome 7, CAAS_Psat_ZW6_1.0, whole genome shotgun sequence harbors:
- the LOC127104151 gene encoding uncharacterized protein LOC127104151 yields the protein MENFISAQTRQNKEFINQDIHATPKGQFPGQPQPNPRGQANVVTLQSGTTYDEPVKPALSGSEASKKNVVSTDEVEELEGQKYQEVKDNGEDKDKVYVPPSPYKPPIPYPQRLKQTKIDNQYKKFIKVIEKLHVEIPFTEAITQIPSFSKFLKDILTNKRRLDDPKPLVCNSIAENKLSKKEKDPRSFSIPCILGNHVIDKAFLDLGASVSLMPLAVCRRLNLGESQPTKMSLQLADGSEKYPIGILEDIPVRIGQLYIPTNLVVMEIKEDDEIPILFGRPFLSIAGAIIDVKRGKLTFEVGDEKIEFILSKFLMAPVIEDSCYAIDIIDECIREQDQ from the exons ATGGAGAACTTCATTTCGGCCCAAACTCGGCAAAACAAAGAGTTCATAAACCAAGATATTCAT GCCACACCTAAAGGGCaatttcctggacaacctcaacccaaccctcgagggcaagctaacgtTGTTACCCTACAAAGTGGGACCACTTATGACGAACCTGTAAAACCAGCCTTGAGTGGATCAGAGGCTTCTAAGAAAAACGTTGTGTCTACAGATGAAGTAGAGGAACTAGAGGGACAAAAATACCAGGAAGTGAAAGATAATGGAGAAGATAAAGATAAAGTTTATGTTCCACCCTCTCCTTATAAACCACCAATTCCATACCCGCAAAGACTTAAACAGACCAAAATTGATAACCAATATAAAAAGTTTATAAAGGTGATCGAGAAACTCCATGTAGAAATCCCATTCACCGAAGCCATCACCCAGATACCATCTTTTTCTAAATTCCTTAAAGACATCTTGACCAACAAACGTAGGCTTGATGATCCCAAACCTTTAGTGTGCAACTCCATTGCTGAGAATAAACTTTCTAAGAAGGAGAAAGATCCCAGAAGCTTTTCCATACCTTGTATTTTAGGGAATCATGTTATAGACAAAGCATTCCTAGACTTGGGGGCAAGCGTaagcttaatgcctttagcagtttgtaGAAGGTTAAACCTAGGAGAATCGCAACCGACTAAGATGTCTCTTCAATTAGCCGATGGATCTGAAAAATATCCAATAGGCATattagaagacatcccagttagAATTGGCCAACTTTATATCCCAACTAATTTAGTGGTAATGGAAATTAAAGAAGACGACGAAATCCCAATCCTCTTTGGTAGACCTTTCTTATCAATAGCGGGAGCcataatagatgttaaaagaggaaaattaactttTGAAGTAGGCGATGAAAagatagaatttatactttcCAAATTCCTAATGGCACCAGTCATAGAGGACTCATGTTATGCCATcgatatcattgatgaatgcatAAGGGAGCAAGATCAATGA